GTCGCCGAGGATGTCGATCGGGTTGCTGTGCGACCAGCCGCTGGGCAGCACCGCATTGAGCTTCTCGATCGTGCCTTCGGAGAGCTCGGCGAGCGGGATGCCGATGTCGGAGGCGCGGTCGGCGGCCATGACGCCCGGTCCGCCGCCGTTGGTGATGATGGCCAGGCGGTTGCCGCGCGGACGGAAGTGCGAGAACAGCGCGTTGGCGGCGGCGAACAGCTGGCCCATGTTGTACAGGCGGATCACGCCGGACCGGCGCAGCGCGGCATCGAACACCGCGTCGTCACCCAGGGGCGCGCCGCTGTGCGAAAGGATCGCGCGCGAGGCGTTGGGGTGGCGGCCCGCCTTGATCAGCAGCACCGGCTTGACGCGCGCTGCGCCGCGCAGCGCGCTCATGAAGCGACGGGCGTCGCGGATGCCTTCGACGTAGAGGAAGATGCTCTCGGTACGCGGGTCCGAGATCATGTATTCGAGCACCTCGCCGAAGTCGATGTCGGACGAGGAGCCCAGCGACACCACCGCCGAGAAGCCGACGTTGTTCGGCTTGGCCCAGTCGAGGATGGCTGCGCACAGCGCGCCCGATTGCGAGATCAGGCCGATGCTGCCCTTGAGCGCACTGGCGTGGGCGAAGGTGGCGTTGACGCCGAGCTGCGGGCGCATGATGCCCAGGCAGTTGGGGCCGAGCAGGCGGATGCGGTGGCGGTGGGCGGCCTCGATGACCTGGCGCTCGAGCAGCGCGCCGCGCGGACCGGCCTCGGAGAAACCCGAGGACAGCAGGATCGCGGCCTTGACGCCGGCGCGGCCGCAGGCATCGACGATGGCGGGGGCCTTCTCGGCGCGCACCGCGATCACCACCAGGTCGAGACGCTGCGGCACGTCCTCGACCGACTTGTAGCAGGTCACCCCGTGCACCTTGTCGTGCTTGGGGTTGATCGCGAACAGCTTGCCCTTGTAGCCGGCGCTGAGCATGTTGCGCATCAGCACGTCGCCGAGCGAGGCTTCGCGTTCGCTGGCGCCGATGATGCCGACGGAGCGCGGTTCCAGAAGCGGAGTGAGGTAGTGCTTGTCTTTCATGATTGGAACCCGACTGGCTAGTTGAATTCGGTACGGCCAGCAGAGCGCGACGAGGCGCGTCAGTCTACTGGATCAAATCAAAATTATACTGCAGTGCACAATCTGCATGCGTGCTATTTATAGCATTTCCGTTAATTTCTAACGACTGGCCACCTGGCGCCGGCCGGCGCCGTCGCGCGATGCCATCATTTTAGGCCAGTGGTCGACGCTAAAGGACAAGCGTACGCCCATGGCGGGATTGCCGCGCATAAAATGCGGTCCAGCTCCGGGGCCGGTGGGGGCGAACCCGATCCACACCCTTGCCGGGAAGGCTCTCCGCCCGCCGCCGAAATCCCGCAACTGAGGCCACTGCCATGCCCGCCACTCCCTCCGTTCCACCCGTGTCCGCGCTGAACGCGTCCGACGCCTCCCACCAGGCGCTGCCCGCGCCGTCCGCCTGGGTCGTGCGCTTCGCGTCGCTGCTCGTCCCGGGGGCGCGGGTGCTCGATTACGCCTGCGGCAGCGGCCGCCATGCCCGCTGGCTCGCCGGGCTGGGCATGCAGGTCGATGCGGTCGATCGCGACCCGGCGGCGCTCGCCGCACTGCGGGGCGTGGACGGCGTGCGGGTGCGCGAACTGGATCTGGAGGGGGAGAGCTGGCCGCTCGCCGGCGAGCGCTATGACGCGGTGGTCGTCACCAACTATCTGCATCGGCCGCGCTTCGATGCGCTGCTGGCGTTGCTGGCGCCGGGCGGCGTGCTGATCTACGAGACCTTCATGCTCGGCAACGAGCGCTTCGGCAAGCCCTCGAGCCCGGCCTTCCTGCTCCAGCCCGGCGAACTGCTTGCGCGTCTGCCCACGGGCTGGACGCCGCTCGCCTTCGAGCAGGGTGAGGTTGCCGTGCCGCGCCCGGCGGTGGTGCAGCGCGTGTGTGCGGTGAAGGGCGACGCCATGGCCCGCCTGCCCTGAGCCGTCGCGCTACCCGGTCGCGCGCTCAGCTCGTCGCGGCGGGCGTGCCGGCGGAGGCCGCTTCCAGCGCCAGGATGGCGGCGGCAAGGCGCCCGATGCCCGACTCGCTGAGGTCGTCGGTGACGACCTGCGGGGCGTCGGCGTAGGCGGCGTAGTTGCCGTTCTGCGAGCGGCGATACAGCGGGTCGTAGTGCAGGTCGATCAGCTCGCCGAAGAGCTCGGGTAGCGCATGCTCGGCGGCGAGCGTCTTCCAGCGCGCGAGCGTTTCGTGGCTCTGGTGCTCGCGCAGGCGGTGGAGCTTGTCCTGCAGCGCGGCGACGTCGTCGCCGAGGTAGGCGTAATCGCGCACCAGGAATTCCAGGCGCGCGTCGCGGCTGGCGTCGATCATGACGCAGGGCGAGCGCCGCATCGCCATGATCAGCGGCTCGGGCACGAAGACGAGGCCGATCTTGCGGCTTTCGGCCTCGACATACACCGGGCGCGCGGGATCCAGCGTGCGCAGGCGCGCCCACAGCTGGGTCTCGAAGTGCTTCTGCGCCGGCTGCGGACGGTCGGGCAGTGCCCCCAGCACCGAACCCTTGTGCGCGGCGAGATCCTCCAGGTCGAGCACCTGCGCGCCCTGCGCGGCGAGCGCCTCGAGCACGCGCGTCTTGGCGCTGCCGGTGGGTCCGCACACGATGCGCAGGTCGAGGGTGGGCACGATGCGTTCGATCTCGGCGATCACCAGGTGGCGGAAGGCCTTGTAGCCCCCCTCGAGCTGGCAGGCGTCCCAGCCCACCATGCGCAGCCAGGTGGTGAACGAGCCGCTGCGCTGGCCGCCGCGCCAGCAGTAGATCAGCGGGCGCCAGTTCTTCGGCCGGTCCTTCAGCACCTCGAGCATGTGGCGCGAGATGTTGGCCGCCACCAGCGCGCCGCCCAGCCGGCGCGCGTCGAAGGCCGACTGCTGCTTGTACATGGTGCCGACGATGACGCGCTGCTCGTTGTCGAGCACCGGCAGGTTGATCGCGCCCGGGATGTGGTCCTCGGCGAACTCGGCGGGCGTGCGCGCGTCGATGATCTCGTCAAAGCCGGACAGCTGTGCTACGGTCGCGACGCCTTTTTGCATGATGTTGACACGACACGCGGCGCCAACTTGCGCCGCGTGTCGCTTTTCTCCCTCGGAAACATGAACGAAATCAGACTGACCGAATTCTCCCACGGCGGCGGCTGCGGCTGCAAAATCGCCCCCGGCGTGCTCTCCGATCTGCTGGCCACCATGCCCGCCGGCCTCGTGCCGCCCGAGCTGCTGGTCGGTACCGACACCGCCGACGACGCCGCGGTGTACAAGCTCAACGAGCGCCAGGCCGTCGTCGCCACCACCGACTTCTTCACCCCGATCGTGGACAACCCGCGCGACTTCGGCCGCATCGCCGCCACCAACGCGCTGTCCGACGTCTATGCGATGGGCGGTACGCCGATCATGGCGCTGGCCATCGTCGGCATGCCGCTCGACAAGCTGCCGCCCGAGGTCATCGGCGAGATCCTCAAGGGTGGCGCCGAGGTCTGCCGCGAGGCCGGCATCCCGGTCGCCGGCGGGCACTCGATCGACGTGCTCGAGCCGATCTACGGCCTCGTCGGCCTGGGCGTGGTCGACCCCGCCCGCGTGCGCACCAACGCCGGCGCCAAGGCGGGCGACGTGCTGATCCTGACCAAGCCGCTCGGCATCGGCATCCTGTCGGCGGGGCTCAAGAAGGGCCGCTTGTCGACCGATGGCTACGCGCAGATGATCCGCTGGACCACGACGCTCAACCGCGTCGGCGCGAAGCTCGCCGACATCGACGGCGTGCATGCGGTGACCGACGTCACCGGCTTCGGCCTCGCCGGCCACCTGCTCGAGATGTGCCGCGGCGCCGGTCTGACCGGTACGGTGCGCTTCGATGCGCTGCCGGTGATCGACGAGGCGCGCGCGCTGGTGCAGGACGGTGTCGCCACCGGCGCGTCGACGCGCAACTGGGCGAGCTACGGCGCGGAGGTCGAGCTGCCGGCGGATGCGCCGGAGTGGCAGCGCAAGCTGGTCACCGATCCGCAGACCTCGGGCGGCCTGCTGATCGCCTGCGCAGCGGAGACGGTCGAGGCGGTGCAGGCCGCGATCCGCGAGTTCCAGGGCGAGGCCGGCACGGTGGTCGGCGCGATGCAGCCCGGTCCGGCGCGCGTGGTGGTCGCCTGAGCGCAGGCCCAGGCGCGTTTCCTGTGGGCGCGGCGGCAGCCGCGATGGCTGCAGCCGGATTGCGCGCCCGGGCTTACTTGCGCGCCGACTTCGCACCTTCTGCGGCGAGCAGCGGCTTCAGCTCGACCCATACATTGTCGAGGATCAGCCCCTGCGCCTCCGCCGTCGGGTGGATGCCGTCGGCGAGGAACATCTCGGGGCGGTCGGCGAAGCCCTCCATCAGGAAGGGCACCAGCGGCAGGTCCTCGCGCTCGGCCAGCTCGCGATACACCGCGCTGAAGCGGCGGGTGTAGGCCGGGCCGTAGTTCGGCGGCATGTGCATGCCGACCAGCAGCACACGGGCGCCGGCGCCGTTCGCCGCGGCGACCATCGCCTTGAGGTTGTCGGCGAGCAGCCCGGGCTGCAGGCCGCGCAGGCCGTCGTTGGCGCCCAGCTCCAGGATCACCACCCTGGGCGCATGCTCGGCGAGCGCGTCGGGCAGGCGCGTCCTGCCACCCGACGAGGTCTCGCCGGATACACTGCCGTTGACGACCACATGGCGGAACCCTTCGGCCTGCAGACGCGTCTGCAACAGGGCGGGCCATTCCTGGCCCTTCTGCAGTCCATAGCCCGCCGACAGGCTGTCGCCCCAAACCAGGATGGTGTCGGCGCGGGCGAGGGCGGCGAAGAAGAACATGAACACGAAGGGAATGATGAAACGCAGCGGCATTGAGCTCTCCAGTCCGGTCATCGAGGTCGATGGCCTGTGCAAGCAGGTCACGCTGGCCGACGGCCAGGGCGAGCTGCAGATTCTGCAGGACATCCGGTTTGCGGTGGGCGCGGGCGAGTCGGTGGCGATCGTCGGCGCGTCCGGGTCGGGAAAATCGACCCTGCTGGGATTGCTCGCCGGCCTCGATGTTCCCAGTCGGGGTGCTGTGCGGCTACAGGGCACCGATCTGTTCGGCCTCGACGAGGATGCGCGCGCGGCGCTGCGCGGCGAGTCGATCGGCTTCGTGTTCCAGTCCTTCCAGCTTTTGCCTGCGCTCACTGCACTGGAGAACGTGATGCTGCCGCTGGAACTGGCGGGCGCCGCCGATGCGCGCGCGGTCGCAACCCAGTGGCTGGAGCGCGTCGGCCTCGGCAGTCGGCTGCGCCATTATCCGAAGCACCTCTCGGGCGGCGAGCAGCAGCGCGTCGCGCTGGCGCGTGCGTTCGCGCCCGATCCGCGCGTGCTGCTCGCCGACGAACCGACCGGCAACCTCGACGCCGAGACCGGCAAGGCGATCATCGAGCTGATGTTCTCGCTCAACCGCGAGGCGGGCACGACCCTGATCCTGGTCACCCACGACGAGTCGCTGGCGCGCCGTTGCGGGCGCGTGCTGCGCATGAGCGCCGGCCGTCTGGAGGAGTCGTTGGTCGCCGCCCTCTAGCCGAAGATGTCGAGGATCCCGTCCAGCCCGCTGTGATCCAGGCAGCAGTGCGCTACGTCGCGCAGGACCGGCTTGGCGTGGAAGGCGACGCCGAAACCGGCCGCGCGCAGCATCGGAATGTCGTTGGCGCCGTCTCCGGCCGCGATCACCTGCTCCGGCTTGAGGCCGAGTTCGTCGCGCACGCGCTGCAGATGCGCGGCCTTGGCCTCGCCGTCGACGATGTCCCCCATCACCTTGCCGGTGAGCTTGCCGTCGATGACCTCGAGTTCGTTGGCGAAGGCGTAGTCGAAGCCGAGACTGGCCTTGAGGCGTTCGGTGAAGAAGGTGAAGCCGCCCGACACCAGCATGCTGCGGATGCCCGCGCGCTGCAGGCCCTGCAGCAGGCGCTCGGCGCCAGGGTTGAGCTGCAGGCGGTGGTCGAAGACCTCGGCGAGCGCGCTTTCCGGCAGTCCGGCCAGCAAGCTCACGCGCCGCGTCAGCGATTCGCGAAAATCGATCTCGCCCTGCATCGCCGCCTCGGTGATCGCCGCCACCTCGCGCTTGAGGCCCTGCATGTCGGCGATCTCGTCGATGCACTCGATGTTGATCAGGGTCGAGTCCATGTCGGTGACGAAGAGGCCGAAGTCGCTCAGCTTGCGGCCCTCGGGCAACCACACGTGATCGAGCCCGCCCGCGGCGCAGGTGGCGACCAGCGCTTCGTGGGGCTTGGCGCCCAGGAGGCGGAAGGAGCGCGTGGTGATCTGCTCGATCTCGCGCGTCTCGGTGAGCTTGGCGACGTTCTTCAGCGCGACGCTGTCGACGTCGGCGGCCAGCACGACCAGGTTCATGCGCGCCGCTCCGCACGGGGCAGCACGTCGCGCAGCAGGGCGGCGGCGTTGCGGATCATCTCCTCGGTGGTGTCCCAGCCCACGCAGGCGTCGGTCACCGAGCAGCCGTACTTGAGCTGCGACAGGTCGGCCGGAATCGGCTGGTTGCCGGCCTCGATGTTGCTCTCGATCATCAGGCCGACCACCGACTGGTTACCCTCGCGGATCTGGTGCATCACGTCCTTCATCACCAGCGGCTGGTACTCGGGCTTCTTCCACGAGTTGGCGTGCGAGCAATCGACGACGATGTTCCTGGGCAGCTTGGCCTTGGCCAGCGCCTGCTCGGCGAGCGAGATCGACACCGTGTCGTAGTTCGGACGGCCGCCGCCGCCGCGCAGCACCACGTGGCCATAAGGGTTGCCACGCGTGCGGGTGACCGCCGACTGGCCCTGGCTGTTGATGCCGAGGAAGCTGTGCGGGCTGGCTGCCGAGATGATGGCGTTGATCGCCACGTCCATGTCGCCGTCGGTGGCGTTCTTGAAGCCGACCGGGGTGGACAGGCCCGAGGCCATCTCGCGGTGGGTCTGCGATTCCGAGGTGCGGGCACCGATCGCGGTCCAGGCGATGAGGTCGCCGTAGTACTGCGGCGCGATCGGGTCGAGCGCCTCGGTGGCGGTGGGCAGGCCGATCTCGCACACGTCGAGCAGGAACTTGCGCGCGCACTCCATGCCGACGTCGATGCGGAAGGAGTCGTCCATGAACGGATCGTTGATGAAGCCCTTCCAGCCGGTCGAGGTGCGCGGCTTCTCGAAATAGACGCGCATCACCAGCAGCAGCGTGTCGGAGACCTCGTCGGCCAGCTTCTTGAGCCGGCGCGCATAGTCCAGACCGGCCACCGGATCGTGGATCGAGCACGGCCCGACCACCACGAACACGCGCGGGTCCTTGCGGTCGAGGATGTCCATCACCGCCTTGCGGCCCGCGACCACCGAAGCCGCCGCGCGCTCGGTGAGCGGCACGCGCGCCTTGATCTCCTCGGGGGAGGGCATGTGGTCGAAGGCGAGGACGTTGAGGTTTTCGGTCTGGGTGAGCGGCATTGCTGGGGGCTCCGGTTGCGGCCTGGAAAGCTCGCAATTGTAACGCCCGCGCTGGGCGCTGTCCTTGCGGATTTGGCTGCGGCCGTGGGGTTCAGCCCCGCAGGCCGCGGGGCGCCGGCCTCATGCGCCGGTGTGCACGGCCCTGAGCAGCTTGTCGGTGTCGAAACCCTTGGCGCGCAGGCGCTGAAGCAGCGCCTCGTAGTCCGCCGGGGCGACCCGCGGGCTTCGCGACAGCACCCACAGGTAGGTCCGCGTCGGCTCGCTGATCGCGACCAGTCCGTAGGCCGGGTCGAGGTCGACGATCCAGTAGTCGCCCCACACCGCCGGGATGAACGAGAGCCAGGCGGGCGCGAAGCGCACTTCGAGCCGCGGCGAGGTCGGGCCGCCGATCTGGCGGGCTTCGCCCACGGCCTCGGAGACGCTTCCGTCCTCCTCGCGGCAGCGGTTGACCACCCGCAGCCGGCCGTTCTCCTTGAGGCTGTATTCGGCACGGGTATCGCCGACGCATTTGCGCTGGAAGCGGTTCGCGTAGCGCGCGATCTCGAACCATTCGCCCATGTAGCGCGGCACGTCCAGCGCGGCGATCGTGGTCAGGGGTTCGGCGCCGGCGCCCGAGGATGCCGAGGAGGGCACGGGGAGGCCGAGGGCAATCAAGGCGAGCAGGCTTGCGAGCAGGGGTCTAGGAATGGGTCTGGGCATGGGGGCTCCTGGCGTGTGGTCAGTCTGAAGTCTCGATCCCGATCGCCCGGATCGCGAGTGCGAATGGACCGTCCTGCCCGTCGGCGATCATCAGGCCGGCCTGGCGGACGCAGGCAGGGTCGAGCGGTGGCGCGCCGGCCACGACGCGGCCGCGCCGGCTCGGCAGGAAATCGGCGCAGGACAGTCGGCACGTCGTCCAGGCCCCGGCAGGCGGGGTGAATCGGCACTGGTAATTGATCCCGTCGAAGCGGGCGTCGGTGCGCAGGTTGAACTTGTACGCCTTGCCGTCCCCGTACACCTCGAGCAGGTAGGCGATCACGTGCGCTCTGCCCAGTGTGTCGGGTGCGCGGCGCACGGATGCGAAGCCGCCGTTGTTCTCGAACGAGACGTGACCCGAAAAGACGGCATGGCCTGCCGGGTCGAAGGCGAGGCGACTGCGCGATCTGCCGCCCATCACGACATCGTCGACCGGTGTCCACCGCGCGATCTCCATCGGGTCGGAAAAGTCGGTGAGCGTGATCATGGGCGCGTCGTCTGTCTGTCGGAGGCGGGCTATGCGGTTCGGTTTCCTTGCATTCACGGCGCGGGGCCGCAGGCGCGGCGCTGCAGCGCTGGCGGAGGACCGGTCCGGGCGGATGATGTGCGTGTGTTCGAACTGTGCCCTGTGATCGGCAGGCGGTCGCCGAGTTCGCGCGGCCTGACGGTGGCACCGGGCAGTGTTTGATGAAGTCCGGGGCCAACTGCACGCTGCCGCCCATCATCCGCCCGTCAGCCTGCGCCAACGTGCCCGTGATGCGGACTTCGTCATGACGGCGGTTCATGCGGCAGCGCCCTTCCTTCCTGTGGCGAGATCGTTCGTGCCGGCCACGAACACCGGCGCAAAGCCCCCGCCGGGCGTGCGGAAGTTGGTCGTCTGTCCCCTGTACAGCCGCGCCGCGACCAGGCGGATGGCGCCTGCGTAGGCATAGGCACGGACATCGAGCTTCAGGTCGCTGCTCTGTCCGTCGAGCGCGACCCGTCGCTCCGAGGGGAGGGCGAGGCTCTGCGCCACGTAGCCGCCGGCGAGAATCTCCTGCCAGACACGCTGCGTGAGCTTGTCCCCGCGGTAGGTCGCGCGACTGCCGAAACCCGCGAAGGGTTTGAAGAACAGGCTGCGCCGGGCCGCCCACAAGGCGTCCGCACGCGCTGGCGTGACCTCGACCGTGCGGGGAATGCCGGCGAGCAGGCGGTCGATGAGGGGCTGCGGGACGCCGAGCTCCGCAAGCCGCGCGGCATCGCTCAGCACGCTGAGATTGCGCTTGTCCGCATACAGCGCATGGGCACGCGGGTGCGGGGTGAGCACGATCGCACCCGTCTCGTAGGCAGTGCGCAGGGGGGCCAAGGCCCCGGTCTGGAGGTAGAAATCGGTCAGGCGGTTGTAGACCAGATCGATCGGTACGCCGCCATGCATCAGGCGGCCCGATTCGAATGAGAGCTCGGCGGGGTCGCAGATCACGGCCTCGATGCCGGCGTTGCGGAACAGGTGGCGAAAGAGCAGGAACTCGGGGTACAGGTACTGTGCAGCGGGATGCTCGTCGACGATGGCGACACGGGCGGGCCTGCCGCTGCGCCCCTGCAGCGACCATTCGGCCAGGAAGTCGTCCACCCAGCGCTGGTCGAGCGCCTCGAGCTCGGCGGTAGGTCGCAGGAAGGGCCGGATCTGTTCGCAGCAGGCCCTCTGCGCACGCGCCAGGACACCGTTGAGCACGGCGCCGCCGGCATTGGTGTTGATCTCGATGAGCTGAGGGCCGGCTTCGCCCAGGTGGAAGTCGAACCCCATGAAGACAGATCTCGGCCCGTGGTCGATACGGGCGATCGGTGGCGCGCGATCGAGCGCCGTGGCCTGATAGGCGGGCAGGGCGAGGACCGATTCGATCGCGGCGATCATGTCTGCCATCGACCGGAGCGTTTCGGGCGCGATGAACACGGCGGTTGCCGAGAACAGGTGCGGACGGCTGCGTCCGATCTCTGCGGCCAGCCCGAACAGGCTGGGCTCTGCCTCGAGTTGCAGGCGCAGACGTTCCGGATCGAGGCTGCGGCAGTCGCAGGCGCGGTTGATCGCCTCCGCGACCCGGCGCGCGCCGACCTGTCTGGTGAAACTGAAATCGCCCGCGTCCATGTTCGTCCCTATTGCGCGGCTTCGAGGCGCAGGTAGGCGCGGCTCACATTGCCTCGATGGAGCTCGCCGTAGTTGGCGAGGCGCGCGAACTGGGTCGCGTCGCCCAGCTGCGCGACCGCCTCGTCGACACCCACCATGTCGCCAGCGAGCGGCCTGACGCCATTGACGATGAAGGCGAGGTAGTCGCCGGTGTCGGCCCGTGCCCTGGCCAGATCGCTTACGGAGCCATGACCCGGGACGATCCGTCGCGGACCGAGCGCCGCGAGCGCCTCGAAGGCCGCAAGCCAGGTCTCGGCGTTGCTCTGCGGCAGGATCCCGAGCAGGCGCTCCACGTAGACGTGATCGCCGGCGAAGAGGATGCGCTCCTCCGGCAGCCAGACGACCACATCGCCCGGGAAGTGGGCATCGGCGAAGTAACGGATCTCGATCTGCCGGCCGCCGAGATTCAGCCTCGTGTGTGCGCCTTCGAGAGGGCGGTCGGCGGTGACCGCTTCGGTGCCATCGAGCCGCTCCTTGAGCACCGGGCGCAGGCTGTCGAGTTGCGCCCGGGCATTGCGTTGCTGCGTCGCGACGGTGAGTGCGTGAGCGATTACCTGGACGCCGCGATCGCGGAAATGCCCATTGCCCAACCAGCGGTGATCCTGGGCGCCGG
This genomic stretch from Thauera sp. GDN1 harbors:
- a CDS encoding class I SAM-dependent methyltransferase yields the protein MPATPSVPPVSALNASDASHQALPAPSAWVVRFASLLVPGARVLDYACGSGRHARWLAGLGMQVDAVDRDPAALAALRGVDGVRVRELDLEGESWPLAGERYDAVVVTNYLHRPRFDALLALLAPGGVLIYETFMLGNERFGKPSSPAFLLQPGELLARLPTGWTPLAFEQGEVAVPRPAVVQRVCAVKGDAMARLP
- a CDS encoding CIA30 family protein, coding for MITLTDFSDPMEIARWTPVDDVVMGGRSRSRLAFDPAGHAVFSGHVSFENNGGFASVRRAPDTLGRAHVIAYLLEVYGDGKAYKFNLRTDARFDGINYQCRFTPPAGAWTTCRLSCADFLPSRRGRVVAGAPPLDPACVRQAGLMIADGQDGPFALAIRAIGIETSD
- a CDS encoding MBL fold metallo-hydrolase, whose amino-acid sequence is MTFPIHALTRRFVSLLLVFGLGSPALADEDFKLAHQEVTHGVHALIGPTGPRSYENHGLNANFGIIDTTGGAVLIDSGASQQGARLLEAEAFRLTGKPVRWVINTGAQDHRWLGNGHFRDRGVQVIAHALTVATQQRNARAQLDSLRPVLKERLDGTEAVTADRPLEGAHTRLNLGGRQIEIRYFADAHFPGDVVVWLPEERILFAGDHVYVERLLGILPQSNAETWLAAFEALAALGPRRIVPGHGSVSDLARARADTGDYLAFIVNGVRPLAGDMVGVDEAVAQLGDATQFARLANYGELHRGNVSRAYLRLEAAQ
- a CDS encoding 3-deoxy-7-phosphoheptulonate synthase, encoding MPLTQTENLNVLAFDHMPSPEEIKARVPLTERAAASVVAGRKAVMDILDRKDPRVFVVVGPCSIHDPVAGLDYARRLKKLADEVSDTLLLVMRVYFEKPRTSTGWKGFINDPFMDDSFRIDVGMECARKFLLDVCEIGLPTATEALDPIAPQYYGDLIAWTAIGARTSESQTHREMASGLSTPVGFKNATDGDMDVAINAIISAASPHSFLGINSQGQSAVTRTRGNPYGHVVLRGGGGRPNYDTVSISLAEQALAKAKLPRNIVVDCSHANSWKKPEYQPLVMKDVMHQIREGNQSVVGLMIESNIEAGNQPIPADLSQLKYGCSVTDACVGWDTTEEMIRNAAALLRDVLPRAERRA
- a CDS encoding arylesterase, with protein sequence MPLRFIIPFVFMFFFAALARADTILVWGDSLSAGYGLQKGQEWPALLQTRLQAEGFRHVVVNGSVSGETSSGGRTRLPDALAEHAPRVVILELGANDGLRGLQPGLLADNLKAMVAAANGAGARVLLVGMHMPPNYGPAYTRRFSAVYRELAEREDLPLVPFLMEGFADRPEMFLADGIHPTAEAQGLILDNVWVELKPLLAAEGAKSARK
- the mnmH gene encoding tRNA 2-selenouridine(34) synthase MnmH; this encodes MQKGVATVAQLSGFDEIIDARTPAEFAEDHIPGAINLPVLDNEQRVIVGTMYKQQSAFDARRLGGALVAANISRHMLEVLKDRPKNWRPLIYCWRGGQRSGSFTTWLRMVGWDACQLEGGYKAFRHLVIAEIERIVPTLDLRIVCGPTGSAKTRVLEALAAQGAQVLDLEDLAAHKGSVLGALPDRPQPAQKHFETQLWARLRTLDPARPVYVEAESRKIGLVFVPEPLIMAMRRSPCVMIDASRDARLEFLVRDYAYLGDDVAALQDKLHRLREHQSHETLARWKTLAAEHALPELFGELIDLHYDPLYRRSQNGNYAAYADAPQVVTDDLSESGIGRLAAAILALEAASAGTPAATS
- a CDS encoding ABC transporter ATP-binding protein — encoded protein: MKRSGIELSSPVIEVDGLCKQVTLADGQGELQILQDIRFAVGAGESVAIVGASGSGKSTLLGLLAGLDVPSRGAVRLQGTDLFGLDEDARAALRGESIGFVFQSFQLLPALTALENVMLPLELAGAADARAVATQWLERVGLGSRLRHYPKHLSGGEQQRVALARAFAPDPRVLLADEPTGNLDAETGKAIIELMFSLNREAGTTLILVTHDESLARRCGRVLRMSAGRLEESLVAAL
- a CDS encoding lipocalin family protein; amino-acid sequence: MPRPIPRPLLASLLALIALGLPVPSSASSGAGAEPLTTIAALDVPRYMGEWFEIARYANRFQRKCVGDTRAEYSLKENGRLRVVNRCREEDGSVSEAVGEARQIGGPTSPRLEVRFAPAWLSFIPAVWGDYWIVDLDPAYGLVAISEPTRTYLWVLSRSPRVAPADYEALLQRLRAKGFDTDKLLRAVHTGA
- the selD gene encoding selenide, water dikinase SelD, which codes for MNEIRLTEFSHGGGCGCKIAPGVLSDLLATMPAGLVPPELLVGTDTADDAAVYKLNERQAVVATTDFFTPIVDNPRDFGRIAATNALSDVYAMGGTPIMALAIVGMPLDKLPPEVIGEILKGGAEVCREAGIPVAGGHSIDVLEPIYGLVGLGVVDPARVRTNAGAKAGDVLILTKPLGIGILSAGLKKGRLSTDGYAQMIRWTTTLNRVGAKLADIDGVHAVTDVTGFGLAGHLLEMCRGAGLTGTVRFDALPVIDEARALVQDGVATGASTRNWASYGAEVELPADAPEWQRKLVTDPQTSGGLLIACAAETVEAVQAAIREFQGEAGTVVGAMQPGPARVVVA
- the serB gene encoding phosphoserine phosphatase SerB codes for the protein MNLVVLAADVDSVALKNVAKLTETREIEQITTRSFRLLGAKPHEALVATCAAGGLDHVWLPEGRKLSDFGLFVTDMDSTLINIECIDEIADMQGLKREVAAITEAAMQGEIDFRESLTRRVSLLAGLPESALAEVFDHRLQLNPGAERLLQGLQRAGIRSMLVSGGFTFFTERLKASLGFDYAFANELEVIDGKLTGKVMGDIVDGEAKAAHLQRVRDELGLKPEQVIAAGDGANDIPMLRAAGFGVAFHAKPVLRDVAHCCLDHSGLDGILDIFG